The following coding sequences are from one Rutidosis leptorrhynchoides isolate AG116_Rl617_1_P2 chromosome 11, CSIRO_AGI_Rlap_v1, whole genome shotgun sequence window:
- the LOC139875673 gene encoding uncharacterized protein — protein sequence MAYHVWCLITRKQSLWVRWIHSYRLVDKSFWKVDIPATASYSWRKILNMRGMIRPFIIHKVGNGANTSAWYDSWTDYDNLSDFISHREIVRAGFSNVSRVAELIFNNAWNWPVCWSARLPMHLNINPPDPNTEDVVCWKNAEGDLVEFSTRVAWDSLRPRAEVVMWYPIIWFPQQVPCHDLQIGPRRIT from the coding sequence ATGGCATATCATGTATGGTGTTTGATCACTCGGAAGCAGTCTTTGTGGGTTCGGTGGATTCACTCTTATCGTCTCGTTGATAAAAGTTTTTGGAAGGTGGATATTCCTGCTACTGCTTCTTATAGTTGGAGGAAGATCTTGAATATGCGAGGTATGATTAGGCCTTTTATCATTCATAAAGTTGGTAATGGTGCTAATACTTCAGCATGGTACGATTCATGGACGGACTATGATAATCTTTCTGATTTTATTTCCCATCGTGAGATAGTTCGAGCTGGGTTTTCAAATGTATCTAGAGTTGCTGAGCTAATTTTCAATAATGCGTGGAACTGGCCTGTTTGTTGGTCTGCTCGCCTTCCCATGCACTTAAATATTAATCCTCCTGACCCAAATACAGAAGATGTTGTGTGTTGGAAAAATGCAGAGGGTGATCTAGTTGAGTTTTCTACTAGAGTGGCTTGGGATTCGTTAAGGCCAAGAGCTGAAGTTGTGATGTGGTATCCAATTATTTGGTTCCCCCAACAGGTCCCTTGTCACGACCTCCAGATAGGGCCTAGAAGAATaacgtga